One genomic window of Halovivax cerinus includes the following:
- a CDS encoding histidine kinase N-terminal 7TM domain-containing protein — protein MDYPTITTVAISLVCGVLSLLFVPYIASRPEKPGSRGLLMTIVGLSLWSFSVAALALSGAYWSRLASMVVFFLGMAFGGVGYFVLAGEYSGVLTVSRRTIGPFVLPVIAVQLLALTDRYHGLVWGGEMPGNVDVASPGPVFFGYVLVIVIVAAIGFALIVREVLIDDGVRRLQGIVLLGAGLPPLLLGALGAFVFPGLSFPIAPATVLVSVFFYAWALFRIDLLQLGLVGRHHTVEAIDDGIVTLDLDDRVVDSNPAARRIAGVDDVTGLSVREFFADVPAVRSQFDGPEPTAEVSTELTIGDRHYDLDVDTISRHARPTGKLLVLRDITPLKRRERALTEREAELDLLRQVLSRVLRHNIRNELSVIRGYAETIANDPDSDTETLARAIVDRSDDLTRTSEKAATIERLVASDTTAGRTELRPLLTSIVERYRRRYPTVEFVLDCPDDCAVVVADTLSFAFENLVENAAEHSRLSSNQ, from the coding sequence ATGGACTATCCGACGATCACGACAGTCGCAATCTCGCTCGTCTGTGGTGTCCTATCGCTGTTGTTCGTCCCGTATATCGCCTCAAGGCCGGAAAAACCGGGGTCGAGGGGGTTGCTGATGACGATCGTCGGACTCTCACTGTGGTCGTTCTCGGTGGCGGCGCTTGCGCTGTCTGGCGCTTACTGGAGCCGACTGGCGTCGATGGTCGTTTTCTTCCTGGGCATGGCGTTCGGTGGCGTCGGCTACTTCGTCCTCGCCGGGGAGTACAGCGGTGTTCTCACCGTCTCCCGACGGACTATCGGGCCGTTCGTCCTTCCGGTGATCGCCGTTCAATTGCTCGCGCTGACGGACCGCTACCACGGGCTCGTCTGGGGCGGTGAGATGCCAGGAAACGTCGACGTCGCCTCACCAGGGCCGGTCTTTTTCGGGTACGTACTCGTCATCGTGATCGTCGCTGCCATCGGATTCGCTCTCATCGTCCGTGAGGTACTGATCGACGACGGCGTTCGGCGCCTTCAGGGGATCGTGTTGCTCGGCGCGGGCTTGCCGCCGTTGTTGCTCGGCGCGCTCGGCGCGTTCGTCTTCCCCGGCCTTTCCTTTCCCATTGCTCCGGCAACCGTCCTCGTCAGCGTGTTTTTCTACGCGTGGGCGCTGTTTCGCATCGATCTCCTCCAGCTCGGCCTCGTCGGTCGCCATCACACCGTGGAGGCGATCGACGACGGAATCGTCACGCTCGATCTCGACGATCGAGTCGTCGACTCGAATCCGGCCGCTCGCCGGATCGCCGGCGTGGACGACGTTACTGGACTGTCCGTCCGTGAATTCTTCGCCGACGTGCCAGCCGTTCGATCCCAGTTCGACGGCCCGGAGCCGACCGCCGAAGTATCGACGGAACTCACTATCGGTGACCGACACTACGATCTCGACGTCGACACGATCTCACGACACGCGCGGCCCACTGGGAAACTCCTCGTTCTTCGGGACATCACGCCACTCAAGCGTCGGGAGCGGGCCCTCACCGAACGAGAGGCGGAACTCGATCTCCTCCGACAGGTACTCTCGCGCGTCCTCCGACACAACATCCGGAACGAACTGTCGGTGATTCGCGGCTACGCGGAGACGATCGCGAACGACCCCGATTCTGACACCGAGACGCTCGCTCGGGCCATCGTCGATCGGAGCGATGACCTGACGCGAACGAGCGAGAAAGCCGCGACGATCGAACGACTCGTCGCCAGCGACACGACAGCAGGGCGAACCGAACTGAGGCCCCTCCTCACGTCGATCGTCGAGCGGTATCGGCGCCGGTATCCGACCGTCGAGTTCGTCCTCGATTGCCCCGACGACTGTGCCGTCGTGGTGGCGGACACACTCTCCTTCGCGTTCGAGAACCTGGTCGAAAACGCCGCCGAACACAGTCGGCTGTCCAGTAATCAGTGA